One stretch of Labrus bergylta chromosome 24, fLabBer1.1, whole genome shotgun sequence DNA includes these proteins:
- the LOC109990179 gene encoding sodium/potassium-transporting ATPase subunit alpha-1: MGLGRGKDDYKLAATSDGGDKKSKKAKGQKDMDELKKEVDLDDHKLTLDELHRKYGTDLARGLSNLRAKEILARDGLNALTPPPTTPEWVKFCKQLFGGFSMLLWIGALLCFFAYGIQAASEDEPANDNLYLGVVLSGVVIITGCFSYYQEAKSSKIMDSFKNLVPQQALVIRDGEKKSINAEEVVAGDLVEVKGGDRIPADLRIISAHGCKVDNSSLTGESEPQTRTPDFSNDNPLETRNIVFFSTNCVEGTAKGIVINTGDRTVMGRIATLASSLDGGKTPIAKEIEHFIHIITGVAVFLGVSFFILSLILGYGWLEAVIFLIGIIVANVPEGLLATVTVCLTLTAKRMAKKNCLVKNLEAVETLGSTSTICSDKTGTLTQNRMTVAHMWFDNQIHEADTTENQSGATFDKSSATWAALARVAGLCNRAVFLAEQGNVPILKRDVAGDASEAALLKCIELCCGSVGGMRDKYFKISEIPFNSTNKYQLSVHKNATPGESKHLLVMKGAPERILDRCSTIMLQGKEQPLDDEMKDAFQNAYVELGGLGERVLGFCHFNLPDDQFPEGFAFDTDEVNFPTENLCFIGLMSMIDPPRAAVPDAVGKCRSAGIKVIMVTGDHPITAKAIAKGVGIISEGNETVEDIAARLNVPVSEVNPRDAKACVVHGGELKDMTSEQIDDVLRHHTEIVFARTSPQQKLIIVEGFQRQGAIVAVTGDGVNDSPALKKADIGVAMGISGSDVSKQAADMILLDDNFASIVTGVEEGRLIFDNLKKSIAYTLTSNIPEISPFLLFICANIPLPLGTVTILCIDLGTDMVPAISLAYEAAESDIMKRQPRNPKTDKLVNERLISIAYGQIGMMQATAGFFTYFVILAENGFLPMDLLGIRVGWDNKYVNDLEDSYGQQWTYERRKIVEFTCHTAFFASIVIVQWADLIICKTRRNSILQQGMKNRILIFGLFEETALAAFLSYCPGMDIALRMYPLKPCWWFCAFPYSLLIFLYDEARRYILRRNPGGWVEQETYY; this comes from the exons ATGGGGCTGGGA AGAGGGAAAGATGACTACAAGCTGGCGGCAACGTCGGATGGCGGGGACAAGAAAAGCAAGAAAGCCAAAGGGCAGAAGGATATGGATGAGCTGAAGAAAGAAGTTGACCTG GATGATCACAAGTTGACCTTGGATGAACTTCACAGAAAGTATGGAACCGACCTAGCCCGG GGTCTTTCCAACTTAAGAGCAAAAGAGATCCTGGCCCGAGATGGTCTAAACGCCCTCACACCCCCTCCCACAACGCCTGAATGGGTCAAGTTCTGTAAACAG CTGTTTGGTGGTTTCTCCATGCTGCTGTGGATTGGTGCTCTCCTCTGCTTCTTCGCTTACGGTATCCAGGCTGCCTCAGAGGATGAACCAGCCAATGATAAC TTGTACCTGGGTGTCGTGCTTTCTGGTGTCGTCATCATCACTGGTTGCTTCTCGTACTACCAAGAGGCCAAAAGCTCCAAGATCATGGACTCCTTCAAGAACCTGGTCCCACAG CAAGCCCTGGTCATCCGTGATGGTGAGAAGAAGAGCATCAACGCTGAGGAGGTGGTGGCGGGAGACCTGGTGGAGGTGAAAGGTGGAGACAGGATCCCTGCTGATCTGAGAATCATATCTGCTCATGGCTGCAAG GTGGACAACTCCTCCCTCACTGGAGAATCTGAGCCCCAGACTCGTACTCCTGACTTCTCCAATGACAACCCTCTGGAGACAAGAaacattgttttcttctccACCAACTGTGTTGAAG GTACTGCCAAAGGAATTGTCATCAACACTGGAGACCGTACGGTCATGGGTCGTATCGCTACTCTTGCTTCCAGTCTGGATGGCGGCAAAACTCCCATTGCCAAGGAGATTGAGCATTTCATTCACATCATCACTGGTGTGGCCGTTTTTCTTGGTGTTtccttcttcatcctctctctcatcCTTGGGTATGGTTGGCTGGAAGCCGTCATCTTCCTCATCGGTATCATTGTCGCCAACGTGCCTGAAGGTCTCCTGGCTACCGTCACT GTGTGTCTGACGCTGACCGCTAAGCGTATGGCCAAGAAGAACTGCCTGGTGAAGAACTTGGAAGCCGTGGAGACCCTGGGATCCACCTCCACCATCTGCTCCGACAAGACCGGCACCCTGACCCAGAACAGGATGACCGTGGCCCACATGTGGTTTGACAACCAGATCCACGAGGCCGACACCACAGAGAACCAGAGCGGCGCGACCTTCGACAAGAGCTCAGCCACCTGGGCCGCCCTCGCCAGAGTCGCCGGACTCTGCAACCGCGCCGTCTTCCTGGCAGAACAAGGAAATGTTCCCATCctgaag AGAGATGTTGCTGGAGACGCCTCAGAAGCCGCCTTGCTGAAGTGTATCGAGCTGTGCTGCGGATCTGTCGGTGGTATGAGGGACAAATACTTCAAGATTTCTGAGATTCCCTTCAACTCCACCAACAAATACCAG CTCTCAGTCCACAAGAATGCAACTCCCGGAGAGTCCAAGCACCTGCTGGTCATGAAAGGAGCACCAGAGAGGATTTTGGACCGCTGCTCCACCATCATGCTGCAGGGCAAAGAGCAGCCTCTGGACGACGAGATGAAAGACGCTTTCCAGAATGCCTACGTTGAGCTGGGAGGACTTGGAGAGAGAGTGCTGG GTTTCTGCCATTTCAACCTGCCTGATGACCAGTTCCCAGAGGGCTTTGCTTTCGACACTGATGAGGTGAACTTCCCCACGGAGAACCTCTGCTTCATCGGCCTCATGTCCATGATTGACCCTCCTCGTGCCGCTGTGCCCGATGCTGTCGGAAAATGCAGGAGCGCTGGAATTAAG GTTATCATGGTGACAGGAGACCATCCCATCACAGCTAAGGCTATTGCTAAGGGTGTGGGTATCATCTCCGAAGGCAACGAGACTGTTGAGGATATCGCTGCCCGCCTGAATGTACCAGTTTCAGAGGTCAACCCAAG GGATGCGAAGGCCTGTGTTGTTCACGGTGGTGAACTGAAAGACATGACCTCCGAGCAGATCGACGACGTGCTGAGACACCACACGGAAATCGTTTTCGCCAGAACCTCCCCTCAGCAGAAACTGATTATTGTAGAAGGTTTCCAGAGACAG ggagCCATTGTGGCTGTGACAGGTGACGGTGTGAACGACTCTCCTGCTCTGAAGAAGGCCGACATCGGCGTTGCTATGGGTATCTCTGGATCTGACGTCTCCAAACAGGCCGCTGACATGATCCTGCTGGACGACAACTTCGCCTCCATCGTTACAGGAGTAGAAGAAG GCCGTCTGATCTTTGACAACTTGAAGAAGTCCATCGCCTACACTCTGACCAGTAACATCCCTGAGATCtcacctttcctcctcttcatctgtgCCAACATCCCGTTGCCCCTGGGAACCGTCACCATCCTCTGTATCGACTTGGGAACTGACATG GTCCCTGCTATCTCCCTGGCTTACGAAGCAGCTGAAAGCGACATCATGAAGAGACAGCCCAGAAACCCCAAAACAGACAAGCTGGTGAACGAGAGGCTCATCAGTATAGCCTACGGACAGATCG GTATGATGCAGGCCACAGCTGGGTTCTTCACATACTTTGTGATTCTGGCTGAAAACGGTTTCCTCCCCATGGACCTGCTGGGGATCAGAGTGGGCTGGGATAATAAATACGTAAATGATCTGGAAGACAGCTACGGACAGCAGTGG ACATACGAGAGAAGAAAGATCGTGGAGTTCACCTGTCACACAGCTTTCTTTGCCAGTATTGTGATCGTCCAGTGGGCCGATCTGATCATCTGTAAGACCAGAAGGAACTCCATCCTGCAGCAAGGAATGAA GAACCGTATCCTCATCTTTGGACTGTTTGAGGAAACAGCTCTGGCTGCTTTCCTGTCATACTGCCCAGGCATGGACATAGCCCTCAGAATGTACCCTCTGAA